The Setaria italica strain Yugu1 chromosome VIII, Setaria_italica_v2.0, whole genome shotgun sequence genome includes the window GTAACAACAGACGAAATGGAAAGGGAAGTCTATGTGTTTGAGACGATGGTAATGGTGAACTCTCCTTGGAAAATGTCTATGTGATGATGGACATATATGGATGATGTATTTCGAGGATATCTGTCATCATCTGCGCATATCTATGGATATGGTTTATGAGGCTATTAAGTCAACCTTAACATATGGTTGTAAGTATGATGGTCTGTAGATGGAAATTTTATTTACCACTCAAATTTTACCTTGGACATggttccattttctttttttctctagaGTGTGGGTAAATGGCTAAGATATTATGTTTAAGTGGCTAAAATGAGGTCACACGTTGACATgtcaaaaatatagaaaaatccACATAAATAACCAGCTTAACCCACCACTTGTGTGAATCAGAACATGGGCATTGCCCATAAAACTTGGGTCCCTGAAAGAATCATCCACTACCAATGACGATTCATCAACTGAATAGTTATTAGAaagatgaaagaaagaaaattaatATATTCAAAATTAATACAGCTAGGTGAATTCAGCATTGCCATGGATCGATGTAAAAGAAACAAGTGTACACACAAACAAGGTGAATCATTTGCATGTTGCTGTGGATATTATCGATATTTCTCTTAGGTTGGCTTGCTATTATAAAAATGTTTAGACTGTAATGCTAAATTAACTCCTTAATTACATAAAATGAGTAAAACTGGCCTAATTAATTTGCCATGCCAGTGTGAGGCTACATTCTAATGCAGGTTTCCATTTTGAACATAACCTATTGTGTTTGCTGCTAAAAATACGATTGCACCTCTTTTACAATACTTTTATATCAATCTATACTGTTATACTTGTATTAGTGGGATGAATTCTAGGCGTTGACAGTAAAGATATTAGCTCCTGTAATCTTAATAATCTACACCATTAATTCAGAAGCTATctacatttcaaaaaaaattcagaagctATCTATGACAAGGGAGGTTTCTAAACCATTTGTGATGATGTATATAACAACATAAGAAATGGAAAGGGAGTCTATGCGTTTGAGAGGATGGTAATGGTGAGCTCTCCTTGGAAAAAGTATATGTGATGATGGATATATATGGATGATGTATTTCGAGGATATCTTTAGAAGTTGTCATCATCTGCGCATATTTCTATGGATATGGTTTATGAAGATGGGCAGTTTTACTCATAGATAAAAATAATGAATCTAAACTGCAGAAACCAGAACAACAAAATTAACATGTTCTTTTAAGTATTAGATTAGAAAATGTGATTCAACAGTGACATGCTGTacgataaaaagaaaaatactaaacATTACAAATCAGAGAGCATGAAATTAACATTTAGTTTATCAGACATGGCCAGTTTATGAGAGAGATCATGATGAAACATTTTATTTGGCCTTGTCTATAGCAATATAACAGGTAAATAAAAGGACCAAAATTTGCAAGTTATGTTTTATCTGTTCAAATCATATAAAATTATGGGAGATAAATTCCCATAGTTACCCACTTAACCCATCACTTGTAGGAATCAAAACAGGATCACTATCCAATGAACAGAAGTGTCATACCATTTTGTCTGCAAATATCTTGGGCCACACTCAGCAAATCAGGATTAAGGTATGGTGGTATCAAAGCCTGTAGTTGGACAAAATAACAAACATGTGACAAATAAAATTAGTGTGCCGCATTATGGAGTGGAAGTAAAATAAAGCCCTGGACCCACCTTAAGCACGCTCCTTTACGATTATTATGATTAACTATGTGTATCAAAACCTATTGTCATGATATAGTCAAGGTTGTATGTCCTACATATAAACTGTGGCCTAGTTTTTTAATTACTTACACCGGTACATGGTTCTGTAGAAAGCATATTAGTTCCTAGAAATGGAAGCTGTGATTGTCCCCCAATTATATCCAATCCTGAAAATGAGGAGGAAACATCATGATTTGAATCATTCAGAATACAAGAATAAAAGGAGGAGGCTGGTTTACAGCCAGGCTGCTAAGGCCGAAGGGTGCGGGTATGCACCTTTCGTACTAGGGCTCAAGCAATATACTAATTGTTAATGTTCACTAATATGCAGGTAGAACATGCATCTCCTTGCATTCTCTactaaaaagagaaaaaagaaaagaacttcAAGCCTTACTGTTTCCGGCAGTTTGAGTTGAATTTATCCGTGACGGGTGTGGCAGGTTAGGCACTGGGCTATTTTGTTCTTGATGATCATTATCAACCAGAGCTTGCCCTACAAAAGTGTAAAACTTACATCCAAAGAAACCAAAACTAAGAGCATCAAACTAAAATAGTAGTATTAATATAGTCAAAATGCCTGGTAATGTGCCTGATCAAGTTGGAGCCAGATTCTTTCTCAATAATATTAATTTAAAGAAATTAAGAAAgttcttttctattttattttatgcTAAAGAATATGTCTCATTATATACTCCCCAAGTTTTGAACAATAGTATGATTAAATTAactatatatatgtgtatataattttttaaaatatatattttattttatttagagtTGGTTTCATACATTTCTgtggaaaataaaaaacattttttAGGTAGAGGCTTCTCGAAATTACATTCTAATTTATATTCCAATTAAAAGTCTAGATTTCTAAAAATTACACGTGCAGTAGCTGTGTAGAGAacaatgtgaagtagaaaaggTTCCAATTAATGAAATACTACCAACTTAAAAAAGTTTCAAACACAAAACAAGTTACCCACTTAAACCATCACTCTTGTAGGAATCAAAACAGGATCACCATCCAATGAACATAAGTGTCATACCGTTTTGTCTGCAAATAGCTTGGGGCACCCACAGCAAATCAGGATTAAAGTATGGTGGTATCATAGCCTGTAGTTGGACAAAATAACAAACAGGTGACAAATAAAATTAGTGTGCCGCATTATGGAGTGGAAGTAAAATAAAGCCCTGGACCTAGCTCCTATACGATTATTATGATTAACTATGTGTATCAAAACCTGGTGTTATGATATAGTCAGGGTTGTGTGCCCTGCATATAAATTGTGGCCTAGTTTTTCAATTACTTACACCGGTACATGGCTCTGTAGAAAACATATTAGTTCCTAGAAATGGAAGCTGTGATTGTCCCCCAATTATATCCAATCCTGAAAATGAGGAGGAAACATCATGATTTGAATCATTCagaatacaagaacaaaaggaGGAGGCTGGTTTACAGCCAGGCTGCTAAGGCCTAATATAAGAGTGCAGGCATGCACCTTTCGTACTAGGGCTCAAGCAATATACTAATTGTTAATGTTCACTAATTTTCATGTATAAATATGCAGGTAGAACATACATCTCCTTGCATTCTCTTCAAAAAAGAGCAAAACGAAAAGAACTTCAAGCCTTACTGTTTCCTGCAGTTTGAGTTGAATCTATTTGTGACGGGTGAGGCAGGTTAGGCACTGGGTTATTTTGTTCTTGATGATCATTGTCAACCAGAGGTTGCCCTACAAAAGTGTTAAACTTTGATCCAAAGAAACCAAAACTAAGAGTATCAAACTAAAACAGTAGTATTAATATAGTCAAAATATCTGGTAATGTGCCTAATCAAGTTGGAGCGAGATTCTTTCTCAATAATATTAATTTAAAGAAATTGAGAAAgttcttttctattttatttgatGCTATATAATATGTCTCATTATATACTCCCCAAGTGTTAAACAATAGTATGATTAAAttaactatatatatatgtgtatataattttttaaactatataattttattttatttagagtTGGTTTCATACATTTCTTgtggaaaataaaaaaacattttttaggTAACGGCTTCACGAAATTACATTCTAATTTATATTCCAAGTAAAAGTCTAGATTTTTAAAAATTACACGTGCAGTAGATGTGTAGAGATTGTAAACTCTTAACAATGTGAAGTGGAAAAGGTTCCAATTAATGAAATACTTCCAACATAAAAAAGTTTCAAACACAAAACAACTTGTATCATAGAATCTGAGAAAGAATAGACTTACTTTGTCTGTTTGAGCTGTTATGGCACAAGTTATTTTGTCTTCCTGACCGGTCATGGCCCCGCACAAAGAAAGAATTTGATAGTCCTTCTAGAACTCGTTCTTCAGTTGGCGACACTACGATCACCCCAAGCCTAACCTTCTTGTTACTGGAGTTTTCGAATATTGTAGAACCACGGTGACATTTAGCCCCGTCAACAAGGTTAAATCGGCCGTTACTAACTATTGATTTTGCTGACTGATCCACATTCCCACGACGTGGTTTTTTCACGTAGGACTCAAAATCCTCTCTGGACCAATTGTGTTGATTATCATGTTCATTGAACTCTGCGTTAACGACAACCAACTCAACTGTAGCAGAAGCAAGGGGTCCATTTTCTACAGTTTGATCATTATTACCCTCAACTAGAGCTACACTTATATCTATGGTTTGCCCTTTTTCAATTGTGTCAATATTCCCAGATGTGAATACCAGTCGGTATCGAGGTGGCTGCAGTTGATTTGATTGTGATCTGTGAAAGAAGGAAAAACTAACTTATGAAGTGAAAAAACAGAGTGAAGCTAATAAACTGCTGAATCTATTCCTAGTATATATGAAATTATTATGATAACTTCACTATTCACTGTTGGTAGTGCCCGGAAAACAAATGATATGATGGTATGTAGCAGACAATACCTTGGAGCATCAGAAGCATGACTTGTGCCGTTAGTATGAAGCTCTAATTGTTTGCGGAGCTTCTCCAATTCTTTGCTCTGAACATTTTGATTTTCAAGAACCTTCTCCAACTGTTTGCGCATTTCAACAGTGTCATCCTTATTTTCAATAAGCTCCTGCAACTCTTTGCGTATTTCACTAATGTCATCCTTATTCTGCTTCGATTGTTTGTCAAACTTCACATTGAGTAATTTTAGCATCAGTAGGATCTCATTATCCTGAGAGCACGTTAACAGCtccttcaaaaaaaagaatggtAACTATTATTACGATCATTGCAGTATACTGGATATGTTAGTTAAATCTAGTATGTCTATTAGTTTTTATTCCTATTTTACCCCTTTCCTTAGGCACCAAGTTACCTAGCCTATATATGTACTAAACTGGGCATTGCCCTTTGGTGTGGAATGAGAAAGATATCCAGTTTGGGCTAACAGTTGGTATCTAGAGCCTTCTTTCTCTCCCATCCGTGCTCCTCCTGTCTCTCTCGGGCTCCCACCTCTCTCCTGAAACCCCACCTGGCGGTGCAGGCCCACCCCACCGGCGCACCCTCCCCGGACAGATCTGGCTAGCGGACACCCTCCCCTACCCTCCCCACGTCCGGATCCGGCGGTGCGGCCCCTCTCCCATGAGGATCGAGCGGCAATGCGCGCTGATCGAGTAGGGGCATGGGTTGATTCAGCGGGGCGGAAGCAGCTCAATTCGGAGGTGAGGGTGGCGGACACGTGCGAGGAGCAATGTGCGGTGGTTTGGACGGCACGTGGACAGCAGGCCAGGGCGGCGCATGCGGCGGACGCGAGCAGCAGGCGCGTGCAGGGCGGCCAGCAGGCAGTGAGCGACAGTGGTGCGCCAGCGGTAGACTTGGACGCAGCGGCCAGGAGTGGAGACGTGTGCGGGTGACTAGGGCGGGCAGCGCATGTGGTGGCTCCGGCGCAGGCACGGAGCAATGGCAGCTGCTCGGGCTCACGCGGCTCCAAGGGCGGTGTAGCGGCAGCAGGAGTAGCGTTGCGTGGCGGCCAGGAGCAGCAGCGACTTCTCCCTTGACCTCTTCCCCGACTGGCTCTCTGCCACCTTCCCCATGGCTGGCTCCAGGAGAGCACCGGCCGCGGGTGGCGCGGGCGACGCAAGCCCCATGGACGTCACGGCTTTGGTGGCCAGCACGGTGCTAGTACTCCCGGCGAGCTCCAAGGGCTCCTCCCATACCTCCTCCCACCGCTTGTCCACGAGCAAGGTGCTGCGCCGCAAGGTGGCGACCGAGGAAGAAGAGCGGCGTGAGGAGGAGGCCGCAGCGAAGCGGTGCGTTGTGCACCGGGAGCAGGAGCAGTGCATTGCTACCAATGAGGAGGCTGTAGCAAAGCGGCACCAGGCACAGCGTGCGGCTGCAGCACGCGAGGAGGAGGATCGGCGTTGCGCGACACCGAGGCGCGAGAGGCAGCTGCAGCTCAGGCAGCACATGCAACGGCTGTGAAGGTTGCGGCCGCGTGTGCAGTCGAGGCAGCCTGCCTAGCCATGGTGGAGGCACAGGCAGCGGCGGCATCTGGAGGTGGACCGGCTACGTGAGGAGGTAGAGGCGACACGCGAGATGGAGCGTCATGATGAGATGCAGCTGAGGCACGCCGTGCAGGGCGCTGGTGCTGAGGTGCACTGTGATCATCCCGAGTCGGAGGATGAGGACCGATAGCGGCACGCAGGGGTGCATCGGTGGGTCCAGGACCTGCGTTGAGGCACGGATGGCAGACGTCCTCAGAGCCGGAGGAGCTCCGTCCATGACTCCAGCCTCGACTCCGCCTCCAACTCCGACCTTGACTCCAGGCACCAACCACTGAGGGTTGTGAAGACCATCGTCCGGGAGTCCTTCGGCAGCATGTAGTGGCTGATTTTGACGAAGACCAACTACATGGAGTGGTCTCTggtgatgaaggtgaagctCCAAGTGCGGGACATGTGGCATGCGGTCCGGTACGGCGATGTCGACAGCCACGAGGACTGGCGAGCGCTTGAGGCGTTGCTTGCTGCGGTCCCGATGGAGCTGGCGGCGAACCTCTTAGGGAAGAGGACTGCCAAGGCTTATTGGGACGCTATCGCTGTGGCCTGAGTTGGCAGCGACCGCACCCACAAGTCCACTCTACAGAAGCTTCAGCAGGAGTGGGATGGTCTGGCTTTCAAGCTGGGCGAGGACGTCGATAACTTCGCCCTCCGCCTCTCGAGCCTGATGCAGTGACTAGAGTAGAACCGCGACGATGAGATCAATGAGGAGAAAGCTGTGGTGAAGTTCCTACATGTCATCCCGAAGAAGTACTCGCAGCTTGCTATCTCCATCGAGGCGCTACTCGACCTCTCGACGTTGTCGATCAGGGAGCTGACGGGGCAACTCAAGGCATTTGACGACCGCGACGAGCCTTCTTCTGGCGAGGAGATCATCTTCGGTGGTTAAGTCGACCTCACCAAGAAGAGGTGGGTCGCCCGCTAGAAGGAGCGGAAGGAGGGGGAGTCTTCTTCCTCGACAGGCGGCCATAAGCGCAGCAAGCAGCGCAAGGTGCCCAAGGCGCGAGGAGGCGCCTAGGGCAGTGCCGCCAGTGAGCATGAGGCTGCTTGAGATGACACCTACTACAGCTATGGCAGGACTGGCCACTAGGCCAAGGATTGCCGCCAACTGAGGTGTGGCCAGGCCCACGTTGTGCAGGCTGTGGAGAAGGAGGAGCCGGCTTTGTTCCTAGCCCACGAGACGATTGAGCTTCTTCCCACGGCACCGGCCGTGACagctctcctccacctcgacgaGCCGCGTGCACACGTCTCCCTTGACAACGGTACCAGCAATGACAAGATCAACAGTTGGTTCCTCGACAGTGGTGGCCTTGGGAGTTCTTCTCTGACTTGGATGTCAATGTGCGCGGCTTTATCAAGTTCGACGACTCTTCGGCCATGGAGATCAAGGCCATCGGCTTCGTTGTCCTTGTCACCAAGACTGGCGAACACCGGCTCCTCACCGGTGTGTACTACATTCCCACGCTGAGGAACTCGATCATCAGCCTCAAGCAGCTGGATGAGAATGGGTCGCGCGAGGAGATCGACAGCGGAAAGCTTCGTATCTGGGAtcgacgccgccacctccttgcCAAGATGGATAGGGGGGAGGACAACCTCTATGACCTCTACGCGGAGGTGGCACTGCTCGgcaccaaggagatggtgcaGGGTAAGATGGTGGATGGTGGCTCGGCTTTGACATATTACTAGTACGTTCACTTCAAGGGAGTTGGAGGAGTAGGCAGCTCTTCTTCACCGAGCATGCCTACCCCGGTCCCCGGGTTTCCACCGAACATTCTTGGCGACCAGCCGGTGCCGGGACAGGTGCTGGGATGGGACGGAGGTgctgggatgggatgggacCGGTGTCGTGCTTCACCTGACGCGCAACAACGGTGAGTCTCACTCCTTCGCTGAGGTTGAGGGACACGCGGTCTGGCATATGCAGATGGATGCCGGATAGCAAATCCGCTCAAGTTCGTTGAGGATGGGAGAGTCAAGGCAACCACATCAACACTCAGAATAATATATTAGTAGCGTCTGTGTGCACTTAGTGCCTATGAGCACTAGTATCCGTGGGTGGTTCGTGCCTACGTGCACCTTATCACCAATTATGCTCTTCTTTCTATGTAACACCTGCTAGACTTAAGGGGAGATTGTTAGTTAAGTCTAGTAGCTCTATTAGTTTTTATTCCTATTTTGCCCCTTTCCTTAGCTACCAAGTTACCTAGACTATATATGTACTAAACTGGGAATTGCCCTTTGGTGTGGAATGAGAAAGAGATCCAGTTTGGGCTAACAGGGTATCTAAAATTCGATGCTTTATTGTGACAAGATCAAAAGGAATCCAAACATGATGCTggtttttcttttaaaatttcACATTTGACTTTGGAGTTCGAATTTTTAGTGCAATTCATTTGGAGGGACGACGACCGGGTCGCGTTTTCCGAATCAAAAAAGAACACTGCTTCAATTCATTTGAAGAACACTGCTGCAAAATCATGCAGTTTCTGAAGCATATTATAAGCCCAACAGGCAGGCTGAAAGTACCTCATTTTTCCTAGCATTTCTTGAAGACGGAGTCCGTCGTCTTCTACGTTTAGTTCTTTCTGGAGATGTGTCATCAGTTGAGCTGTTTGGTCCCCAGAAAGTCAGGCGAGATTTCAAGCAAGCAGTGAAATCAAGAATTCAATCTCCGACAGGCTTACCTCGCGCTCGTGGAGTAGGACTCGAGGTCCGTCAGCGACGTCCCTCTGTTGCCCCTGACGCCCCCTTCCTTGTGAGTTGACTTCACTCGCTTGCCCATGACGCCCCCTTCCTTGTGAGGCTCCGTCTACAAGGAAACAACACACACCATCTCCACAACTGAGATTGAACAGATCTTTTCAGAAACTTAATGTATTACTAAACCTTGGCCCAAATTTGCCAAAGATGTATACCTGGCGAGCAGATCCGGCGCTGGCCCGCGCCGCTGCGTCGCATGTCCTGCCGCGCGGCGGATcccgcgccaccgcctgccCCTCCACCACCTCAGCCGCGCAGTGAGAGAGGGGGAAAAGGACAGATGAGCAGAAGGGATGGTGAAGTTTGGTGGAGACCACCAAGCTTGCAGCTCGCTTGGACGAGCGATGTGGCCCACTGCTAAACGACACGCCGGCCGGCACAGCTCGCCACACACCTCGACGATCCACCGTTTCCTCTCGGGCTCTCACCCGCTGCAGCGCTTCCGTTCGATCCAAACAAAATGAGCTCCTCCGCTCCAGCTGGACTGCAGTATGCAATTGCTATAGTCAAAGAGGGTCAGGCGGGCCCGCTGGGAGGTCCCGCGGAGTCCCTGCGACCTCCACCTCAAGTCCCGCCCGGGCCGGAATGAAACACCACAGTGTGCTCTCGTTAGTTCCTCCCACTTGTTTTGCTCCCTCGGCGCGACTAACTTGTTTTGCTTCGTCTTGCAAGTCCAGTGGACTCCCTGGGAGCTCCATCTAAAGTCCCGGGGTGTTGACACACCCAAATGCATCTCCTCAAACACACAACACAAACTGAGccaccatgcatgcatctgAAGCGTCCTGCACTCTGTTCTGCTTCTGCCCCCCGGGGAAGTCCGGTGGAGTCCCTCAAACCTCCATCGGGGAGCAGCAGCAAAACGAAAAGGCTTCAAGAACACCAACCAGAGGTACTCCGTACTCACATGGCGCCACAGGGTAACTCGTGCTGAAGCCCTCCTCCAAGACATGCATTGCAGGTCagggctagctagctagctagcttatgAGTTATGACCAAGCCCATCTCTTCTCTCGAGACCAAGTAGCTAGCCAATGCCTATATATGCAGAGACATCCCGTTATCCCCCAATATGCAGAGGTCGACTGCGTGCAGAAGCATATCGAGAGCCATCAATCGACATCGTTGATCGTCCCGTTTTACTCTTGTTTGCACAAGACGATCGATCGTCAGTGCGGAGCGGTGCGAAATGGCCGGGTTTTGGGACATGGTCGGGAAGGCGGCCAATCTGCTTCAGCTATTTGGAGTGGACGCCATCACGCTCATCACCATCATCGCGAGCTGCTTCTGGCAGTTTCATGAGGTTAAGAAGGAATGCCGGAAGCTGGAGGACAGTGTGCGGATGCTCTGGCTGCTCCTGCTCTCGCCAGCCGGCTGCTGGATCATGCAGCAGCAGAACTTGGAGCTGCTGGGGCATCTCGTGACCAATGCACTCATGGACGCAGACGACCTCGTCCGGTCCTGCAGCGAGAGCACGCCGTCTTTACGTGTCCTGAGGGGCAGGGGCATGTCCAGGCAGTTCCGCGATCTGCGCAACAGCATCGACTCCTACTGTCGCCTCATCCTCTCCATCaacgccgccttcctcctcggCGTGTCACCAACCCCCGGGGATTCCACGTCGTCATCTACGGCTGCTCCTGATCACACTCACATCATCGACATCAGCCAGGAATGAGTAGCCAGCAAGCCACATCATCTATCGCGTGGGGAAGACACAGATGGAGGTGCTTCCAAGCGGCCTGCCTTGGAGTACTAGGATGCCACGGGGTCAGCGCCGTTTAGGACGGCTATCAACATTTCAATGATTTTCTACTTTTTGCTTGGAGTACTAGAGTGTTGGTCTTAAGTGAATTCGACACCAACAGATGTGAATGGAAAGAGATAATACTCGGAAGTTCTAAAAAATAATG containing:
- the LOC105915003 gene encoding protein MID1-COMPLEMENTING ACTIVITY 2 — its product is MAGFWDMVGKAANLLQLFGVDAITLITIIASCFWQFHEVKKECRKLEDSVRMLWLLLLSPAGCWIMQQQNLELLGHLVTNALMDADDLVRSCSESTPSLRVLRGRGMSRQFRDLRNSIDSYCRLILSINAAFLLGVSPTPGDSTSSSTAAPDHTHIIDISQE